TTCTTTCTCTTCGTTCTCCCTTCGTGGGTAGCTGTGTCTCAGTTTCGGCGGAGTCCAGTTCTTGCTCGCGTCGTCTAGGTGCTTCGTGCAGACCGTAGTCTCGGTCTGGTAGGTCGTGAGTGAGGAACTTCGAAGCCGCGCACGCGGAGGCGAGTAATCGGGACGCCGAAGCGAGAACGTAGTAGGAGCGCGGGACAGCGACAGTGCCCCAGCACCGAACAGTGAGCTACCTCGTACCGCAGAACGACCACCACGAACAGTGACGCCCGGGGAGAGCCGACACTACGCTCCGGCAGAATCGGGCGACGACGCGCACTACTCGCGCGTCGAGCCGAGAAAAAGGTCGGTCGAACGCTCAGATGACGGCGTTCCAGAGCGGTTCGACGAGGAAGAACAGGCTGAGGTAGCCCGCGTAGAGGAAGACGACGAACGACGCGACGAGCGCGCCGTTCGGCTTGCTCAACGCCTCGCCGTTGCGCAGTTCGACCTCGCGCGCCTCGAACTCGAAGAAGTCCGTGATGAACAGTCCCAGCACGAGCGACGAGAGGACGATGCCTGCGTGGTGGTGAGTCGTCAGGAAGTAGAACGACGCCAGCACGAGCAGCACGTTCGATACTTCGTGGACCACGTTACGGCTCAGATGTTCGTCGTGGTCGTCGCTTTTGGCCTGTTTCCGGTAGCTTCGTTGCGCGAAGAAGCGCGTTCCGAAGTTCACCACCACGAGACCGAGTATCACCCACAGGATGAGCGGTTTGTCGAGGATGTGTGTTTCGAGGACCGCGTCGATGGGTCCCAACAGTGACAGCGGTTGCATACTTCATACTCGGAAAGGCGGCGTATTATATCCTTTCCATCGCGCCGAGGAGTTCGACTCGGTCGCGCTGTCACCGGTCGAAAAAGTCACCGCTCTCTGGGACGCGAATCACGTCGAGTGGTTCGCCGTGGACGAGTTCGACCGGTGCGTTCAGCGGCACCTGCCGAACGCTCCGGTCGTCCAGCAACAGCGATACTTCGCCCTCGTCGCGTTCGACCGAGAGCGTCACCGGCTGTTGGGCGTCTAAGACCCAGTGGTCTACGTTCACCGCGAACGG
The sequence above is a segment of the Halorussus halophilus genome. Coding sequences within it:
- a CDS encoding DUF7313 family protein produces the protein MQPLSLLGPIDAVLETHILDKPLILWVILGLVVVNFGTRFFAQRSYRKQAKSDDHDEHLSRNVVHEVSNVLLVLASFYFLTTHHHAGIVLSSLVLGLFITDFFEFEAREVELRNGEALSKPNGALVASFVVFLYAGYLSLFFLVEPLWNAVI